A window of the Syntrophus gentianae genome harbors these coding sequences:
- the argH gene encoding argininosuccinate lyase, which translates to MRNRGEQGKPWGGRFQEPTHELVEAFTASISFDRRLFRYDIEGSIAHAKMLARQGIISRGEARSIGKALQGILQDIERGAFEFSSKDEDIHMAIEKALIQRIGDAGAKLHTGRSRNDQVALDVRLYLRAEIQEILEEVLSLKAVFLELAREEAETILPGYTHLQKAQPVLLAHYLLAYREMLDRDESRLRDCYRRVNVLPLGAAALAGTSLPIDRAYVARLLKFPEISRNSMDTVSDRDFIAEFLFVASLIMMHLSRFCEDLILWSTGEFNFVEIADAFTTGSSIMPQKKNPDVAELIRGKTGRIYGNLVALLTLLKGLPMSYNRDLQEDKEPLFDTVDTVKASLKVLAEMSRHLKFHREKMEQEAQGGFSTATDLAEYLVMKGIPFREAHGIVGKLVRFCIESQKELASLSVTEFESFCPAIGEDVYDCLSLRNSVRSRKSYGGTAGEQVQEQIRQIEAQGRPHPGRETS; encoded by the coding sequence ATGAGGAATAGGGGAGAGCAGGGCAAACCCTGGGGGGGACGTTTCCAGGAACCGACCCACGAGCTTGTCGAAGCATTTACGGCTTCGATCTCTTTTGATCGACGGCTTTTTCGCTATGACATCGAGGGCAGTATCGCCCATGCCAAGATGCTGGCCCGACAGGGAATTATCAGCCGCGGTGAAGCCCGTTCCATCGGCAAGGCTCTGCAAGGAATTCTGCAGGATATCGAAAGGGGCGCCTTTGAATTTTCTTCCAAGGACGAAGATATTCACATGGCGATTGAAAAGGCCCTGATTCAGCGCATCGGCGATGCAGGGGCAAAGCTCCATACCGGCCGGAGCCGCAACGACCAGGTTGCTCTGGACGTCCGCCTCTACCTTCGGGCGGAGATCCAGGAAATTCTTGAAGAGGTTCTATCGCTCAAGGCGGTCTTTCTGGAGCTTGCCAGGGAGGAGGCCGAAACCATCCTTCCGGGCTACACCCATCTGCAGAAGGCGCAGCCGGTCCTCCTGGCTCATTATCTCCTGGCTTATCGGGAAATGCTGGATCGGGACGAATCGCGCCTGCGTGATTGTTATCGCCGGGTCAATGTGCTCCCCCTGGGAGCGGCAGCCCTGGCGGGTACCTCTCTGCCCATTGACCGGGCTTATGTCGCCCGCCTGCTCAAGTTCCCTGAAATATCCCGCAACAGCATGGATACGGTTTCCGACCGTGATTTTATTGCGGAGTTCCTCTTTGTCGCCTCTCTGATCATGATGCACCTGAGCCGTTTCTGCGAAGACCTGATCCTCTGGTCTACGGGAGAATTCAATTTTGTGGAGATTGCCGATGCCTTTACGACGGGCAGCAGCATCATGCCGCAGAAAAAGAATCCCGACGTGGCGGAACTGATCCGGGGGAAGACAGGCCGGATCTACGGCAACCTGGTGGCCCTGCTGACCCTGCTGAAAGGGCTGCCCATGTCCTACAACCGGGATCTTCAGGAAGATAAGGAGCCTCTCTTTGACACCGTCGATACGGTCAAGGCCAGCCTGAAAGTCCTTGCGGAAATGAGTCGGCATTTGAAGTTCCACCGGGAGAAAATGGAGCAGGAGGCCCAAGGGGGATTTTCCACGGCGACGGATCTTGCCGAATATCTCGTGATGAAAGGCATTCCCTTTCGAGAGGCCCACGGAATCGTCGGGAAGCTGGTTCGTTTCTGCATCGAATCTCAAAAGGAGCTGGCCTCCCTGTCGGTGACTGAATTTGAATCTTTCTGCCCCGCGATCGGCGAGGATGTTTACGATTGCCTTTCCCTCCGGAATTCCGTGCGGAGCAGAAAGAGCTATGGAGGAACGGCAGGCGAACAGGTCCAGGAGCAGATACGACAAATTGAGGCCCAGGGCCGTCCACATCCCGGGAGAGAAACATCATGA
- the folK gene encoding 2-amino-4-hydroxy-6-hydroxymethyldihydropteridine diphosphokinase — translation MRQTEDFRSEQVRGVICYIGIGSNQERPLDQCREAVRRIADGSSMTLLRCSSFYRTEPVGFVDQEDFVNAVAEVRTVLTARALLQALQQIETEMGRVRTTRWGPRIIDLDILLFGQEVVQEGDLVIPHPELHRRRFVLVPLNELASYVIHPSFGVSIQGLMQRLQDESRVERIV, via the coding sequence TTGAGGCAAACAGAAGATTTCCGATCGGAACAGGTCCGTGGTGTCATCTGTTATATCGGTATCGGTTCAAATCAGGAGCGGCCTCTTGATCAGTGTCGGGAGGCCGTGCGACGGATTGCTGATGGGAGCAGCATGACGCTTCTGCGCTGTTCTTCATTCTACAGGACGGAGCCCGTTGGTTTTGTGGATCAGGAGGATTTCGTTAATGCCGTTGCCGAGGTGCGGACCGTACTGACCGCGCGGGCTCTCCTGCAAGCCCTTCAGCAGATTGAGACGGAGATGGGGCGAGTTCGGACAACCCGTTGGGGACCGCGGATCATTGATTTGGACATTCTCCTTTTCGGGCAGGAAGTCGTTCAGGAAGGCGATCTCGTCATTCCCCACCCAGAACTCCACAGGAGACGGTTTGTCCTCGTTCCCCTCAACGAGCTTGCATCCTATGTCATCCATCCGTCCTTCGGCGTATCCATCCAGGGATTGATGCAGAGGCTTCAGGACGAAAGCAGAGTGGAGCGTATCGTATAG
- the fsa gene encoding fructose-6-phosphate aldolase, translated as MKFFIDTANIQEIEEGLSLGMVDGVTTNPSLIAKEKRPFNDVVKDILERVSGPVSLEVVGLKSGEMVEEGKKLAELGEQVVIKVPMTTEGLKATKILSGEGISVNQTLIFSPVQALMAAKAGAAYVSPFVGRLDDAAHNGMDIVEQILTIYDSYGFETEVIVASIRHPRHVLEGALMGADIATIPFKVIEQLAKHPLTDKGIELFLADWKKVLKLEK; from the coding sequence ATGAAATTTTTTATCGACACAGCCAACATCCAGGAAATTGAGGAAGGCCTGAGCCTGGGGATGGTGGATGGCGTGACCACAAATCCATCGCTGATTGCCAAAGAGAAACGGCCTTTTAACGATGTCGTTAAGGATATTCTGGAACGGGTCAGCGGACCGGTCAGTCTTGAGGTGGTAGGACTGAAATCTGGCGAGATGGTTGAAGAGGGGAAAAAACTGGCCGAGCTTGGGGAGCAGGTGGTCATCAAGGTGCCTATGACCACGGAGGGATTGAAGGCAACCAAGATTCTGTCTGGGGAGGGGATTTCCGTGAACCAGACGCTCATCTTCTCGCCCGTTCAAGCCCTCATGGCGGCCAAGGCCGGTGCGGCCTACGTCAGTCCCTTTGTCGGCAGGCTCGATGATGCGGCCCACAACGGCATGGATATCGTGGAACAGATTCTTACGATTTATGATTCTTATGGTTTTGAAACAGAAGTCATCGTCGCCAGCATCCGCCATCCTCGCCATGTTCTCGAAGGGGCGCTCATGGGAGCCGATATCGCTACAATCCCCTTCAAAGTCATCGAACAACTTGCAAAACATCCTTTGACCGATAAGGGCATCGAACTTTTTCTCGCGGATTGGAAGAAAGTCCTGAAATTGGAAAAATAA
- the lysA gene encoding diaminopimelate decarboxylase, which produces MNDFIYENQQLICERVPVARIAEEVGTPFYLYSYATLRNHFRVFTEAFARVPHIICFAVKANSNLAVLRTMIAEGGGVDIVSGGELFRALAVGVDPGKVVYSGVGKRVDEIEYALRTKILMFNVESWQELEVINLCAQNLGLKAGIALRVNPDVDPKTHPHISTGLKENKFGIDIERSLETYRRAKSLSHIDIKGVSCHIGSQVTRLSPFLEALDRLSRLVRQLKEEAFDIRYVDLGGGLGITYDSEAPPHPSEYAEAILTAARDLDCTFIFEPGRVIVGNAGILVTKVLYTKSTDNKNFIIVDAGMNDLVRPSLYNSFHAIRPVLEGSRKEIVADVVGPICESGDYLAKARKLASFERGDLMAVFSAGAYGFTMASNYNSRPRIPEIMVRDDRYYVIRQRETYADLISHEEIPSFLNNEKSIS; this is translated from the coding sequence ATGAATGACTTTATCTATGAAAATCAGCAGTTGATCTGTGAGAGGGTCCCGGTTGCCCGAATTGCGGAAGAAGTGGGCACACCTTTCTATCTTTACAGCTACGCCACCCTGAGGAATCACTTCCGCGTCTTTACGGAAGCCTTTGCCAGGGTGCCTCATATCATCTGTTTCGCCGTCAAGGCCAATTCGAATCTGGCCGTTCTTCGGACCATGATTGCCGAAGGGGGCGGGGTCGATATCGTCTCCGGGGGAGAATTGTTCCGCGCTCTGGCAGTCGGTGTGGATCCGGGAAAAGTCGTGTACTCGGGAGTGGGAAAACGCGTGGATGAGATCGAGTACGCCCTGCGTACGAAGATCCTGATGTTCAATGTGGAATCCTGGCAGGAGCTGGAGGTCATCAATCTCTGTGCGCAGAACCTCGGCTTGAAGGCGGGGATCGCCCTGAGGGTGAATCCTGATGTAGATCCAAAGACGCACCCGCATATTTCCACGGGCCTTAAAGAAAACAAATTCGGAATCGACATCGAACGTTCCCTGGAAACCTATCGCCGGGCGAAGTCTCTCTCCCATATCGATATCAAGGGAGTGAGCTGTCACATCGGTTCGCAGGTGACCCGCCTGTCCCCTTTCCTCGAAGCCCTGGATCGGCTCTCCAGGCTGGTTCGCCAACTGAAAGAGGAAGCCTTTGACATCCGGTACGTCGATCTGGGTGGCGGGCTGGGCATTACCTACGATTCCGAAGCGCCGCCCCACCCGTCGGAATACGCGGAAGCCATTTTAACGGCGGCCCGGGATCTGGATTGCACCTTTATCTTTGAACCGGGAAGGGTCATTGTCGGCAATGCCGGGATCCTCGTTACCAAAGTCCTTTATACGAAAAGCACGGACAATAAAAACTTCATTATCGTCGATGCGGGAATGAATGACCTCGTCCGGCCCAGCCTCTATAATTCCTTTCACGCGATTCGGCCGGTCCTGGAGGGTAGCCGTAAAGAAATCGTCGCCGATGTGGTCGGTCCCATCTGTGAATCCGGAGATTATCTGGCAAAAGCCAGAAAATTGGCCTCCTTCGAACGGGGAGATTTAATGGCTGTCTTCAGCGCCGGGGCCTACGGATTTACCATGGCCTCCAACTACAACTCAAGGCCGAGAATTCCGGAAATTATGGTCAGGGATGATCGGTACTATGTCATTCGGCAGCGGGAAACCTATGCCGATTTGATATCGCATGAGGAAATTCCCTCATTTCTGAACAATGAGAAAAGCATATCCTGA
- the dapB gene encoding 4-hydroxy-tetrahydrodipicolinate reductase, with amino-acid sequence MVKTIVTGAGGRMGGRIISLMEADEGIDLAAAVERGDHPVVGRDVGEILGLEKRGIVVEKDFNACISKGDVAIDFTSHSASVQNLKIAAQHRRPMVIGSTGFSPEELEEIRGLAQSVPCVLAPNMSVGVNVLFKILKIVAEILGDDYDVEILEAHHHLKKDAPSGTAMKMAQIIAEALGRDLDEVGVYERKGLIGERSRKEIGIQTLRAGDIVGEHTILFGAVGERLELIHRAHSRDNFAKGAIRAAKWVVEQKPGLYDMQDVLGLRS; translated from the coding sequence ATGGTGAAAACCATTGTCACCGGGGCCGGTGGAAGAATGGGAGGCCGTATCATCAGCCTGATGGAGGCCGATGAGGGTATCGATCTGGCGGCGGCTGTTGAAAGAGGTGATCATCCTGTCGTCGGACGGGATGTGGGAGAAATTCTGGGATTGGAAAAAAGGGGGATCGTTGTTGAGAAAGATTTCAACGCCTGCATTTCCAAAGGCGATGTCGCCATTGATTTTACGAGTCACAGCGCCTCGGTGCAGAATCTGAAAATTGCCGCACAGCACCGGCGGCCCATGGTGATCGGCAGTACGGGATTTTCCCCAGAGGAGCTGGAGGAGATCCGGGGATTGGCGCAGAGCGTGCCCTGTGTTCTTGCCCCCAATATGAGCGTGGGGGTCAATGTCCTGTTCAAGATTCTCAAAATCGTTGCGGAAATTCTGGGTGACGACTATGATGTGGAAATTCTGGAAGCCCATCATCATCTCAAAAAGGATGCGCCCAGCGGAACAGCCATGAAAATGGCCCAGATAATCGCAGAGGCCCTGGGACGGGATCTGGACGAAGTCGGGGTCTATGAGCGCAAAGGGCTCATCGGCGAACGCTCGCGGAAGGAAATCGGCATCCAGACTTTGCGGGCCGGGGATATTGTGGGGGAACACACGATCCTCTTCGGTGCGGTCGGTGAGAGACTGGAACTGATTCATCGCGCTCACAGCCGGGACAACTTCGCCAAAGGGGCCATTCGGGCGGCGAAGTGGGTGGTTGAACAGAAACCCGGGCTGTATGACATGCAGGATGTCCTCGGACTTCGATCTTAA
- the pgsA gene encoding CDP-diacylglycerol--glycerol-3-phosphate 3-phosphatidyltransferase — protein sequence MNRHPLISSGEKIFNLPNIITMVRIGVIPILFFLLTSPDLTWSLVIAFLFLAAALTDFLDGYIARKYEIITKMGQFLDPIADKLIVNTAMILMIPIGRIPAWVVAITIIRDIAVDGMRSIASGEGRVIDASALGKKKTLCQTMAVIALIIHYPFWGIDAHAVGMVTLYIALFFTVYSGLDYFAKFYRSTLRSKE from the coding sequence ATGAATCGACATCCACTGATCTCGTCTGGCGAGAAAATCTTCAATCTTCCCAACATTATCACCATGGTGAGGATTGGGGTCATTCCGATTCTTTTTTTCCTGTTGACTTCACCGGATCTGACGTGGAGTCTGGTGATTGCCTTCTTGTTTCTTGCCGCGGCGTTGACGGATTTCCTGGATGGTTATATTGCGCGTAAATATGAAATCATCACGAAAATGGGCCAGTTTCTGGATCCGATCGCGGACAAACTCATCGTGAATACGGCAATGATTCTCATGATTCCCATTGGCCGCATCCCGGCGTGGGTCGTGGCGATTACGATTATTCGGGATATTGCCGTAGACGGCATGCGGAGCATTGCATCGGGGGAAGGGCGAGTGATCGATGCCAGCGCTTTAGGAAAGAAAAAGACCCTCTGCCAGACCATGGCCGTGATCGCATTGATTATCCACTATCCATTTTGGGGGATAGATGCTCACGCGGTGGGTATGGTGACCCTCTATATCGCTCTTTTTTTTACGGTCTATTCTGGATTGGATTACTTTGCCAAATTTTATCGGAGTACTCTCAGAAGTAAAGAATAA
- the dapA gene encoding 4-hydroxy-tetrahydrodipicolinate synthase: MFKGAIVAIVTPFKNGSIDEQTLRELIEFQIESGTDGIVPCGTTGESPTLSHEEHDRVIEITIDAVKKRVPVIAGTGSNSTAEALRLTEHAYQAGADGVLVVAPYYNWPTQEGLYQHYKTLAESIPIPIVPYNIPSRTGVNILPETVARLAKIENIVGIKEASGSLKQMNDVISLCDNGFSVLSGDDFFTLPLLTLGGKGIISVISNVAPADMAGLVDAFEAGNLQKARELHDKMVPLIDALFIETNPTPVKAALAMMGKMSADVRLPLYQMSEANLGKLRQVMQDYGLIR, translated from the coding sequence ATGTTTAAAGGAGCGATTGTTGCGATTGTGACGCCATTTAAAAATGGCAGTATAGATGAGCAGACCTTGAGGGAACTGATCGAGTTTCAGATTGAATCGGGGACGGATGGCATTGTCCCATGTGGAACGACGGGAGAATCCCCAACGCTGTCTCATGAGGAGCATGACCGGGTTATCGAGATTACCATCGATGCGGTGAAAAAGCGGGTTCCTGTGATCGCGGGGACGGGTTCCAACAGCACGGCGGAAGCCCTGAGATTGACGGAACACGCCTACCAGGCCGGCGCAGATGGTGTGTTGGTGGTCGCGCCCTATTACAACTGGCCTACTCAGGAAGGGCTTTATCAGCATTATAAAACCCTGGCCGAAAGCATTCCCATCCCCATCGTTCCCTATAACATCCCCAGCCGTACAGGCGTGAATATCCTTCCGGAAACCGTGGCGCGACTGGCAAAAATCGAGAACATCGTCGGAATAAAGGAAGCCTCCGGTTCCCTGAAGCAGATGAATGATGTGATCAGCCTTTGTGACAACGGTTTTTCCGTTCTCTCGGGAGACGATTTCTTTACCCTGCCCCTGCTGACTCTGGGGGGGAAAGGGATTATTTCCGTGATTTCCAATGTTGCCCCGGCGGATATGGCCGGCCTTGTCGATGCCTTTGAAGCCGGGAATCTTCAGAAAGCCCGGGAACTGCATGATAAGATGGTGCCCCTGATCGATGCCCTGTTCATTGAAACGAATCCAACACCGGTTAAAGCGGCACTGGCCATGATGGGTAAGATGTCCGCAGACGTCCGTTTGCCTCTGTATCAAATGTCGGAAGCCAATCTGGGCAAACTGCGGCAGGTTATGCAGGACTATGGCCTTATTCGTTAA